The Fusarium oxysporum f. sp. lycopersici 4287 supercont2.67 genomic scaffold, whole genome shotgun sequence genome has a window encoding:
- a CDS encoding beta-glucosidase (At least one base has a quality score < 10): MSSSAEIEEILANLTLQEKISLLAGGSPWCTFPIPSKGVPVAKLSDGPNGARGKSIYDGPTAACFPAACSIASSFDVDLAKRVATALAEETLTKGARCILSPTVCIQRHPLGGRNFETFSEDPLLTGQMAIASVQGLQSKGVSATVKHLVANEQETDRLTVNTELSQRALREIYLKPFEMVVKCANPWAIMTSYNKINGTHADSHEPLLKGILRGQWNWQGLVMSDWGGINSLADSLNAGVDLEMPGPARWRTNEAVLDAVSRGEATEAIITERARNVLTFLNRLNCFQDPNWKEPEEKAIR; encoded by the exons ATGTCTTCGTCAGCCGAGATAGAGGAAATTTTGGCGAACTTGACCTTACAGGAAAAA ATATCTCTACTGGCAGGTGGAAGTCCCTGGTGTACCTTCCCGATTCCATCCAAGGGGGTTCCGGTAGCAAAG TTGAGTGACGGTCCTAATGGCGCTCGAGGCAAATCCATCTATGATGGCCCGACGGCTGCATGCTTTCCTGCTGCATGCAGCATAGCATCTTCGTTTGACGTCGACCTGGCTAAGCGTGTGGCCACAGCCTTAGCCGAAGAGACACTTACGAAAGGTGCCCGATGCATTCTGTCACCGACGGTTTGCATACAGCGACATCCCCTTGGAGGACGAAATTTTGAGACCTTTTCGGAAGATCCTTTGTTGACTGGTCAGATGGCTATCGCTAGCGTTCAGGGGCTTCAGTCAAAGGGAGTCTCGGCGACCGTAAAGCATCTCGTGGCCAACGAGCAAGAGACAGATCGGCTCACAGTCAACACAGAGTTAAGTCAGCGTGCTCTTCGCGAAATCTATCTCAAGCCCTTCGAAATGGTGGTAAAATGCGCCAACCCCTGGGCTATCATGACCTCATACAACAAAATCAATGGTACTCATGCTGACTCTCATGAACCTCTGCTGAAAGGCATCCTCCGTGGGCAATGGAATTGGCAAGGTTTGGTAATGAGTGACTGGGGCGGAATTAATTCTCTCGCCGATTCCCTCAACGCAGGTGTTGATCTGGAAATGCCCGGGCCAGCAAGATGGCGAACTAATGAAGCAGTACTGGATGCTGTTTCCCGAGGCGAGGCGACGGAAGCTATCATCACAGAGC